The genomic region ttaatactatagtatatacagtaaaggcaattataatataaagatttattaaatagcttttaagttatttagagaggaatttagtaagtaaaagtaagcctttttaaactatagtttaagcttttaagctataggttaaaaaggctaaggaaAGTGCAgtacttacttatttatagcacttgcttattaattatattatttttaaattaaaaagttattaatttatattctttttaagttttttaaacttaaattaatagtaagttaactatttaattatttaaaggtagttattaaagagctatttttaattaagtttcttAAGCTTAGCtttaaggctatttatagctatattatctttagctataaagatctcctttaggttctttttaatttccttttatatatattttttataaatataatagatattacctataagagactttataataagggtcttaagggttataatatatttctttagtagaatattagtattatctatataatacttaaagtagtaaaggtattttataatattctttttaaaaaaggtttctttatatagagaaatttaattaataataatatattttttatactatttatagaatactttaataaaggtatagaattaattattaattatagtagaagctatagttatactgctagcctaaattaataaagttataggctttatagattaagtttttatatccttaaaggttaaagtaatattaaataagcttattatagtaagtattaattaattaattaatttaaaatatctttataagttttCTATAAGTACCTCCTTtctataaaaggttaaagaggtatttcttttatctattctctataaaactattatcttaattattattataatagttaggtCTTTTATAAGGGTCTagaatactattaatataaaaatatcttataatacTGCTTTTAAAGACcttttaattagataattttaagagatattttattagaattctaaagtattattaattttaatctctttaaggaaaatagctttttaggttttaattttaatataaagaccttaaaaaactttattcttaaggtaggtatttcttaaggatactatagctatattatagtactattaagttaaggctatttctttttatttattaaaatataaaatctttattttataaaataaagatataaaataatcttaattctataattataatattaccttttatacttataaaatatttagtattattacttttagcttaaaaactaaaggatttattactatttatagcttctataagtaagttattattttattattattattattattatagccttttattttatatttttttattttaatgccttctttctttaatatatctataacttttagtagtaTAAAAGtgtctttctttctatttaattagttagttttaaaatccctttaggtaataattattaataaagaggatttttttaggttttaaggactaatttaaaggtaaagagtaataataaagaaaaaactgtaaaaagataataatttctaatagccttaattataagctaagtatatatagctataaaggtttaattaaaatagggtctttattattagataggtaattaagtaattagtttaataatattaaatataaagataaaaagtataaaatttaatttaaaaaagtatattaaaattaagatattaaaaggaatctatccctttatatttattactataaatagccttcTGACCCtactaataaggctagacctcttaccctagaatgcttattataactattataatatagtattttataaaactttttaagggttttaaagtaattatatatatataataattatatataataatttaattaaaagtaataaagtaaatataattatataaggcaatatataaatatttaatatagatatagtaagaaaaaatatataaaatggCTTAAAACTGGGTTTTAGAATAGTAAGCCCTATGGACTTCCGTAGCGGTATGGCAGTTAATCAACCTTCAGGGCCTAATGAGGTTTCAGAGATTTGAATTTCGATTAGGTTAGATAGGCAGAGCTGAAGTATTACCTTATTTCGAGTGATTTTGTGTTTTTCGTATCATTTGCTTCTGAACGAGGTTGTCCTtttagctacctacctacctaaggtacctataCCTATAGGCGGTTTCGCTATTAAGTCACTCAGGTGTTACAGCCCACCTACCGTGGGGAAGTGGCTGAAATATCTCTGcttctgcatcatcttcaaaccGTGTCGACTTGTCGTTCACGGTCCGCTCTCTAAGCTTCATCTTGCAATTTTCACTATCTACTAGACTAATTCATCCACTGGCTCCGACGGCCACTGTTTCAAACCGCTATGGAGACTTCAGGCGAGCAACAGCGTCCAAATGAAGCACGGCCTGCAAGCGTGCCACAACCTGTACTTATACCAAGACTGCCCCTCGACATCCTCTATCACATTGGATATCTTCTGGCTGCTGAGTCCGTCGTTGAGCATGAGCACCAAATAGACAGCAACAGTTCGTGCGACTGCTGTATGGACAAGTCGTCAACTACTCTCTACAAACTGACCTATACATCCAAAGCTACCAGGGATGTCTTAGAACCCTTGCTCTATCGGAATCTCATCTTGACAACGCCCCAGGATGTCACAAATATATTCATCAATCTCATTCAAAGACCCGAACTTCGCCAACATGTTCAGTACATTCTTTGCTATGCTGATTTGGCGGGACCCCGTGTCAGGAAATTCGAAATGCCCGAATGCAAGAAGATTTGGTCAAAGCGATGCCCTTCTGACAAACCTGCTCTGATGCGTCTTCTCGATGGCGCTGGGCTTCACAAACTTGCTTGGTCGGCTTGTATGTTGGAGCGAACAAAACAGCGATTCATGTTTTCTCCCGATTTCAAGCATGATGGCATTCTGGAACTGCTGTTTGCCTCTAttctcttcttgtcgccaAACGTCACCAGCTTTACCTGGCGGGATTGCAACAACAACCCAAAAGCCTTCATACTGGATCACATTATGTGCAAGGCGGTACACGACGGCCTCCCTCTCATGCCCAAGCTGCAGAAACTCAGCACCGAAAAGGCAGAGTTTGAGgagagcaagcaagcacAATTCTTCACCCCGCACATCAACCTGTGGGAGAACTTGTACAGCCTACAACTCAACGACATCGACCTCGACATGGAATTTGTTTTGATGCTTTTCAATGGAAGCTTCAAAGAGAACCGGCCCGTGAGAGAACTTATCGTCCGCTGCGTGACTGGTTCAGAGCGACCAGAGAGCTTGACTTCGTTCCCACCAGGTTTCGAACTGGCATCGACAATGCTTCTGGGGGACAAGAATCTCGATAATTATAAGGACCATTTCAAAGCTTTCCCtaatctcaacctcctcgatgTCACTTTTGTCTTTCATAGAGGACGCATGGAAGAAGGTTCACTTACCTTGAAGGCGTTTTTACACGCTGTTGGGTCACCCGAGCGCCTATGCCTGTCGGGCCATCCTCTTCCGACCTCGACTCTGGACACTGGCGTCACACACTCAAGACTCAAGTACCTCAAGGTCCGGGAATTCCAGCCAAACGCGCCTGCAAAGACAACATCGAAGGACAACCTCATCGCGGGGCTCAACCAATTCTGGAACAAAAAGTCCATGATCGTGCCGAATCTTAAGGAGATTGACTGGGATCACTACACATTCAAGAGGGAAGACATGGAGGGCGAAGATAAAGCTGTTTGGGAACTTgtcggagaagaagaatgggaAGATGATTCGGGctctgatgaagacgaagatgaagacgaggcaGCGCTTTGGTACTCTATGGGAAGAGGCGATATAGATGCATTTGTAGAGAATGCAATGGATGTGGAAGACATGTGGGATGCCTGGGGACCTTAGAGTGGGATCTGGTACTTCTGAAGATTTTGTAGTCTACATCTACGCGCCCCCAAAGAGACGAACTGTTAACAGGTTAGACAGATTATCATTGATCATCTAAAAGACACAATTCATGAAACACTTCAGCTATCTATGAGATCGTGGTAACTACCGAGTCTCAAATGCCTCTCATAGCGAATTTGTGATACATGGCTGAGCCGGTCTCATATACCCGAGACCTTTAGTCAGTCAAATAGCACTGTTTCGCAATCATAGACCCGAAACTTGATGGGAAAAGCCAAACCGAATTTCTGATGAATTACAAAAGGCTTAGGAGCCTAATGTAAGAAAAAGCCAAACTGAAATTTTGTCGAGCTGCACAGTTAGTAGATCACGCAATGCGCTTTGAGGTACTGCGAAGAGCCCAAGCTGACGTTTCGTTGCCTTGAAGGTGGTTCCTTCAAACGCAATGCAAATGTGGTAGTTTCGAGTTATCAGTTCGTATCATCCtcaccctcatcatcgtcctcaagaGCTGGAGCGACCAAAGCATTCAAAGCTCCAGCTGCCGACAAATCAATGGCCATTTGAACAATATCCGGGTGCGAAGCCTCCATGTTTATGAGAAACTGCTGCAGTAGTTCAGGCGTTTCTACGCTACGAACGAAATTCTGCAGGTCTTCCCGGGACATGCTGTGCAACTGGTGAAACATACTCGCTTCAGCGGACATAATCCAGGAGTCAAAGTTGAAGTATCCCGTTTGGCCACGGTTCTTGAGGTGGACCTTCTGCTGGCAGGACATGAGCAACCGGTCAGTAGCCGTATGTGAATCCCATTTAGCCAGGGGCTGCCAGGTAGCGTGGATCGGGTGGCTTGCGTCGAGGGTGAAGCCGGATTCATTGTGGTCCTCGATTCTGATGTTGGTGAATTCGGCCTTGTCGAACATGTCGATGTCCCAGAAGACATACCCCCATGGAAGTGACTGGTAAGTGGTGACTTCTCCATCGGATTCGTTCAGGAAAATTGCATAGCGACTTAGGATATGCCACGCGTTCTCTGGCCCGGGGTCGGGATCTTTGATGAAAGGAGTACGCATCATGAAGTCTGGAGTGTCCATCCGTGCCCATTTGCCCGGAGCCCCCTCGTAATCGTGGACAACACAGGTGAGATGCTCGTCGTTACCGGGGAAAGGAGGTCTGGTGGGGAGATGAGGGTTCCAGTCAATGGGTGGATTGATACTTCGCATAACTCTCGCTCTTTCGATTCGTGACCCAGCAGTGAGAAAGTCTTTCAGAAAGGGGAGGCCTTGGGCAATGAGACTCATTGACCCAGGGCAAAGGGCATGGCTGATGTAGTATGGCAGCTGGGTACCCAATTCGATATCTCGTTCGAGAAAGGTATTGAAAGCTGGAACCATTAGACCATATGTAATTATTATTGATGAGGGGACTTACAAGGTGCGATTTCAGTAACCAAGATGCCGCAGATGCTAGTCAGCTGCTCAATCTCCACAGCAGAGTACTGGCTGTGAAAAGCCTTGAGAATACGATGTTCCTCCAAATCCTTCAGGCAATGAACCCAGTGAGCCTCCTTATGCTCCTCGTCGGTCGGGGGTCTGTTCATCCCATTATTGTCATGTAGATGCGAGGCAATCAtgagcttcatgatgttCAAACACGCATGCAAGCGATATAGCGCACGCTGAAAGCGCACCCGAACATTAGTGTTGATAGAGAATGCACCTCTGTACTTGACGACTGGATGCTTTTTAATCAGGGACGAAGGAAGACGTTTTGCGAAGTATTCAACAGCTTTATGAAGGCGCCACATCTTCTTGACTCGGTCGAGTGTGAGGAACTGGCTGTAGATGCGCTGCTGTTCACTGGAATAGACACGATTGATAGCCTTAATGCCAGCTTTGAGGCCCTTCCATTCTGCCATTTTCATGTTGAAGGTCACGACGGCTTCCCGGTAAACAGGTTCCTCCATGGAGTTGAAGAGGACGCATGATGTAATGTAGGCGGGACGTTGCTTGAAAGCGTTGTAAAGCTTCGGGCCGGAGAGCATGGCAGCACGGATAGAGGCTCTGTCGGGGATGAAGGAGAGGGCATAGGAGAGAAGTTCGGGAGGAACTTTCTCAATGGGAGGTGTCTTGTTGCCGCTCGCATCCGAAGCCATGTCGGTATCGCTCGCATATGAGGTCATGTCGATATCGTTGGAGGACTCCGTTGAGGAGCCTGGCTTGGAAGGCTCCGACATCGTGAGAAATCAGcgcaaagaggaagaaggtttCAAGAGCAAGTTTCCCAGGAGAGAGAACAGGTAGATAAGGAGGAGTTAGCAGAGTTTGTTTACCGTTAGGTTTGTTTACTGTCAGTTTGTCCGTGAATCATCCCGCGGGTGATTTGGCAGTTGCTAGCAGTGTCTGCAGCTGCCTTGACAAGCAGCTCGCCTAGGGCAAACGTCGTCTACTTCAAGAAGCGAACAATCTTGCAAGAATTTACTCATAGAATTGTAGAGATGTTGTTGGGCTGTAGAAGCTTGACGTTTGACGTCAAACTGTATCTTTGTCGTTCTGTGTAACCTTCCTACTAACGACCCAACCCTTTTTGCTGCGAAACCACAGTAAGAATTGGGCTGCTGGCTaatcaacaccaaaggcaTTTTCACTGAATTTGCAGAATTGGCACCCTACAAGACTTTTAATATCTGATTCGATATCTACTGGTCCTGATGTTGTTCCCAAAGCCCAGAAATGGATAAGAAGGTCTCCTCACTTGGTCCTTAAGCCAGGTTTGTGCACCAGTACTTCCATCCTTTAGTACTGTGGCTCCAggttctcctcttctcaccCCGATGCTTCTAACCATCTGTGTAACCAAGATGTGCAATCAACCTATGAACTACCGAGACGGCCCCGAAACAAATTCCTTCGTGACCAAGCATCCATGCATCCATTATCTCAAAGGCGGTTATCGAGCTCCCACGCCGTTTCTGTAACATATGCATACCAGGTGTTATTGTGTGGAGTGAGCCAGGTGCGCTGCATTCCCAATCCACATAATGATCCGAATCCCCAGTTCACGACATCTCGAAACTCGTCCATTTGGATAGGGCCGTTTACAGTGTCGTAATTTTCATTGGTGGACACGGTTACTTTGCAGGAATTGAACCAAGCCCACATGGTTGTATTCTTCCCGATTTCGGTGAGTAGAGGACTATGAATCGCTTTATCAAGAGCGTATTCACAATCTGATCGAGCGGCTGTGGTGTTCGTCCCGCATAGCCAGTAGTATGTGCTCGAATTGTATGATGGGTTCCAGCCCAGCATGTCGTTACGCAGAAAGTTGGCGCTTGTAAGAGACAGATGAGACATGAATGTCAATACGAACCACATTGTGTCCGATGGAGCTGGTCTGTGTTCTTAAGATCGAATATGACGCGGTGGCTTTATAAGTtagattataattaaggAGAAATCGCTTGCTAGGATGAGCGAGAAGAGAGTCCGTTTATATGCATCGTATTTCCATCGATTCACCTCATGCctctcattcattcacaTACTCAGTCACTATATAATCACCTCTGACTAGCTCAACTGGTCGTGTGAGTCGCAGTTTGAGTAGATGCACATCAATGTTCCGATTCACTACTTACTTAGTGGAGCTCAAGGTGAATCATGCTGCTCTCTGAGTTATTTGTATGTGCTGTTGAACATCTTTTAACAATAGGTTTGTTGCATGCTTTGTGAATGACAGCTAGGTGCGGTTTAACTTTGGTCTTAGTAACGACTGAGAGATGACTTGTACTTGTGAAGGACTTAAGGggttttgttgttgatgatccgACCGCAGCACGATGGCTACCTGGAAAACGGCACAAGTCACACGGATATTCTAGTAATTGCCTCGAGACTGAGTAGCCAAGAGCCTATGGACAAGGTCGAACTCATGTCGATATCAACTAGCCCCTGAACCTTTAAGCTTTTGGGAgaataagtattttattgaACGGCGGAACCAATACTACCCAAAATGATATGATCGATCCCTCTAAAAGTCATTACGAGGCTCCCAGCCCTTCTCCGTTACATAGGCTACCCAAGTATTGTTATTTGGCTTGACTGTGGTTCGGGTCAATTTATCGGGGCACTTATCCACCAACCCCTGGCGCACAACACCCACAAACTCATCTTGCTGGATCTCGAGGGCAAAGTATCCGAGGGGCCCGGGTTGTATATAAAGCTGACAGGAACCCCAATACTTGGCTAGGCCATTGGCTTTTCCGATACCGAACCAGCCAGTTTTGGAAATAGTCTTGAACCAGTCAAGTAGCTCGTTGCAGTCTGATACACTAAAAGGGGCCATCTATTATATGTAAGTAAAATGGAAATACTCCAAGATTGTTGAGAAGTAATCTACATGACCACAATCCCAGGAGTATTCTCCATCTGTATCTGGGGCGCTGCGAGACACATGGCTCGCCGTCGTTAGCGAGAGGAGGGAGACGAGAACTAAGAGAGAGTGCATGATCTTAACTGGGTAGCTGTACTTTGAAGTGATGGTCGTGGGTGGTGCTGTATAGCCAGGTGATTTCTGAGACATGAGAGAGCCAACATGTTCCAGGAGCGTGCTTCTTATAGTCAATTCATCGCCCCCATTCAGATGCCAAACGCTGCAATTGAAAGCAATATCACTGTTCATGGCTTGGCGAATAGCTGTTGGATTGCTTTGAATTGTAACCAGACATTCGAGCAGAAACCTGCTCTGAATGCTGAATACTGGAACTTAGGGTGATTAGACTAAACGTATATTCCATTGTGCAGAGAGGAGACGATGTTTGACAAGCACATTCAATAATGACTGTAGGTCAGCTCCTGCTGAGCTCAATTCGTGCAACGATTTGAGCGTATCAGACAAATCATTTTTGGTAACATTGGCTGACCTGAAGTCGTACCATTGTGCATTTTGTTACATGTAGTTCACCGAACTTGTGAATCCAATGGGAATACCCTATAGACTTGGTGAAGTCGTTGATCATAACGGATCAAAGAAATGCCGGGCCACCACCGACGATCTTCCCTCCCGCACTGGGGTGACAGCTCGGATGTCATAGCGGGGCAACACCTCGAGAGCTCCGACCTTCTTCCGTCTGCCTGGAGGAAGCTCAAACTCTCAATCTTTGTACCAATCACTCCGAATAGCGTTTCTGTTACTTTGAGTTTATTATCTTTGGGCTGTAACGCACCAAGATcgcatcttctccttctaCAGTATCAACTTCCTCAATACCCCTCCATCCGTTACCCCGCGCTTATGATCTGAAACCATCAAGCTCACACCATCGTGAAGCTCGCTCAGTATGGCTTCTGGTCAAATCAGTGCCACGCCGCAGGCGGTGATGGGCCACGTTACAAAGCTCAGTGACAATGACCCCGACTTCCGTTTCATGGCCCTAAACGATTTACTTCAACTCCTGCATATCGCTAAGCCCGACTTTCTGCACCATGACTATAATATCGCCGCTCGTACTGTTGATAGTCTCATCAAGGTGTTGGACGATCAAAATGGTGAGGTGCAGAACCTCGCAGTGAAGTGGTATGTCAAGCGGACAATCCAATCTATGAAGTGCTAACGGCTACCAGCCTGGGCCCATTTGTGGGCAAGATTCCGATGCCCGTTATCGCTCCGTTGATCGAGAAGCTCTCGACCCTGAAGCTTAAGAATTCTGTGGACAATGCTGTTCCTTCACTTGCCCTGCGAAATGTCATCATCGCTCTCCCTCGACCAGTTCCAGGCCTCCCACCAACAAACGATGTGCAGGAAGCATATAGCGCCATCAGCCGCGTGTTGATCCCCCGCCTTATTGGGCCCGGCCCCAAAACCCAGGTCCCAAAGAACCCCAGGgtccctcttcctcctgtcCCCGAAGGACTCCTACAAAATGAAGGCGACCTCAACGCAGAAGCTGTCGACGTATTGATTGAGGTTGTCAGATGCTTTGGACCTATGCTTGTCCAGGTTGAAGTAGAGGCTATGCAAGAGGTTGTTATTCAGCTACTCGAAAGCGAGAAAGGCACATCAgttgtcaagaagagggCTGTCGTTGCTATATCCATGCTCGCAGTCTATTTGTCTGACGAGCACCTGGAAGAAGTAGTCAAGCGAATCACCCTTGGCCTAACGAAGCAAATCACCCCCGTCACCAGAAGATTATACATCTCGATCCTCGGTAGTATGGCCCGTTCGATTCCCGCACGATTTGGACCCCATCTTGCCGGTACTGCACCCTTGATTATCAAGGCACTTAGCGAGGAGGAGCTGCAAGAACATCTCGATGCGCTTAGCGACGGAGACGATCTCGGGCAAGATTTCAACGAGGTCCGAGAAGCTGCTTTGGTAGCCCTAgatgccttcttggcctcatgCCCTCAAGAGATGCGCCCGTTCACAGATGGAACTATAGAAGCCTGCCTGCGATATCTCAAATATGATCCCAACTACAACGtggatgacgaggacgaggatatggaggatgaagaggaagatgaagaaatggatgaggacgacgaatTCGATGCCGACGATGGCtttgaagacgacgacgatgacgctAGCTGGAAGGTTCGACGGTGCGCTGCAAAGACCATCTACACAGTTATCTCAACACGTGGCAGTGGTGACCTGCTTGAGAACGGTGTACTTTACAACCAGACGGCACCTCACCTTATAAAACGTATTTCTGAGCGAGAGGAGAACGTTCGCCTTGAGATCATTTCGGCACTTTCGCTCTTGGTTCGCAAGACTGGTGAAGGACTTCCCACAACGGACCTCTCCCTAGACGATCTTGAGCCAGAATTCGAGACCCGCATCCCAATCAGCAGGAAACGAAGACGTCAGAGCAGTGGCGGAGGCGCTTCTGCGTCCCAGTTCATGTCAGGATCTGGATTGGTTTCACCCGTCTTGGAGAAAATTCCTCCTAGCGGTCCACGAGCTGACTTGGCTCGCCTTACACCGTCTATCGTCAAGGCAACCACCAAGCAactcaagggcaagactaTTCCTACCAAGCAGGCAGTCATAAAGCTTCTGGATGACATAGTTTCAGTTCAACATGGCGGATTGGCTGAGTACTTTGATCAAGTCATTGGACCTATAATTGAGGCTATCCAGCCCGCTGGTGCTGTATCCGCCTCGACTCAAGTGGCGTCCCATTCCGGCTCCTCTTCAGCGACCCCAAGCACTTTGAGAATCACTGCTCTTAGCGTGATCAGTGACATTGCCAAGACTCATTCGTCAACTCTTCTACAGCCCTATCTTACGAAGATTGTCGATGGTGTGGCATCTGCTGCCAACAATCGTTTCTACAAGATCTCAAGTGAGGCTATCCGCACCGTGGAGGAGCTGGTTAAGACGATTACCCCACCAAGATCACGCAATGCTGCTTCCAAGTACAAGGCTGAGCTGGAAAAGCTTTATACCGTCATTATAGACAGGTCCTCCGCTCAGGATGCCGATGCCGAGGTTCGCCAACGCGCCATCCATGCATTAGGAGTCCTTGTTTCGCGAAATTCAACCTCCGAGGGATCTTCCCTTCTCTCTGAGGATAAGGTGAAGACTGCTCTGGAAGTCTTGCAAGAGAGACTGAAGAATGAGACTACTCGCCTTGCTGCCGTCCGCGCTGTGGAGAACGTTGCCCGTTATGCCCGAACCCCCGAACAACTGGACAAGGCATGGGTTCAAGATGTTAGTTTGGAACTGTCAGCACAGCTACGAAAAGCAAATCGGTCGCTTCGTGGCTCCAGTATCATTGCTCTTCGTAACCTTGTCTTGTCGCCCGCCACGAAGGGTCAGCTGGAACCGGATACCATTCAAGGAATTGTCACCGACTTGATGCCCATCATCGTTAACAGCGACGCGCATCTCCTTGGACCGACATTAATTATCCTTGCAAACTTGGTGATCGAGCACCCCGAGCTGGTGGTCACTGATGAGATGATTGCCGCCATCTCGCAGCTGCTCAAGGAGCATCACGCAGGAATCGTTCTTGAACAACTTCTTGTGCTAGTCAGCAACATTGGAGAGAGCGGAGTCGGCCAGGGGCTCATGCAGGGACTTTTGAAAGACGTCAGCGTTGCAGGTGACCCTCCTGTCGTCGGTAAAGTTATTGGGACTCTGCTCGTTACCGGCGGAGACTCAGTTGGTGTCAAGCTTGATAGCTTTGTCACGGAGCTCTATACTAGTGCTAAAACGAACGATGAAGCCCGAGTCAGTCTTGCCCTGGCCGTTTTAGGTGAAGCCGGAAAGAGACTTGGAACAAGCTCGACGTTGAAGCCGGATCTTTTCTTGGATCAGTTCCACAAGGAGCCAGACAAGGTGTCTCTCTCGGCAGCCGTGGCTCTTGGCCAGGCTGGCTCCGGCAATGTTCCAGAATTCCTtcccatcatcttgaagacCATGCAGAAAGGTGGAAACACTCAGTACCTCCTTATTCAGTCCATCAAGGAAATCCTACAATCGATCTCTGCGCAGTCTACTGACCTACGCAACTACGCCCCAGCTATCTGGgacgagcttctcaaggcttcCGACAATGCCGACAACAAGGTCGTTTGTGCTGAATCTGTTGGACGACTTGTCACACTTGACCCTGCCGTTTTCATTCCACGGCTTCAGGTATGCATGCCGAAGCCCTTACGTTCTGAATGTTCTAACTCTTCATAGGCTCTCTTGAAGGACCAGTCTCTGGGTATTCGAGGGATGGCTGTTCAGGCTGTTCGCTATACCCTTCCTGAAAGTGACGAGGTTTTGGACGTGATGCTACGGGAGGTTCTAATTGAGATGCTTCTGACAATGCTACAAGACTCCGATATGGATATTCGGCGACTAGCAATGATCACACTCACTACAGCTGCTCGATCAAAGCCCGATCTAATCCACCCGCACTTGGGAGAACTGATGCCATTTGTTCTTCAAGAATCagtcatcaagaaggaacttGTGAAGGAAGTGATGATGGGTCCTTTCAAGCACACCGTCGACGATGGCCTGGAGGTCCGAAAGGTGCGTTAACGATGAACTCGTTGTGAACAGGAACTAACTTTTAACAGAGCGCGTATGAGACACTGTACGCCTTGATGGAGACTGCATTCAGTCGCATCAATAACATCGACTTTTACGATCGTGTCATCGCTGGTCTCAAGGATGATAATGATATTAGGCAGCTCTGCAATCTCATGGTGACCAAGCTGATCGTGATCGACCCCGATGAGACGACTCGACGCTTGAACTCGATCGCTGAGGCGTACAGAACTGTCCTCTCGGTCAAGCTGAAGGATAATGCCGTGAAGCAGGATGTAGAGAAACAAGAGGAAGCTAACAAGAGCATTCTCAGAGTTACTTCGCTGCTgggagagaagatgaaggccatGACTGGCAACGCTGGAGCAGCTACCAGTAACGCTGGTGCCGCCAGCACCTGGACAGGATACTGGGATTGGGTCAATaaagagtttgagaagcagTTAAAAACACTGAGGGAGGAGAACAACCAATTGCAGACCCGGATGGTCTAAGATCTACACTGTAATGGCAATGGCGAGGCGATGACAGTTCTGGAAGACGCAGTTCAGACAACTGGCTCGTTTCACCCTTTGGCACAACGATCATTGCACCGAGGATTAGGTACCATTATTACAACAATTATACAATCTTGGACCAATACGCCGGATATTGGGATGGTTACCAATGGCGACGGACGGATCCTATAAAGCGAGAAGCTTAGTGGCACTACTACACGAAGCACGAGTTTTATTAGTCAAAAGTGTTGGGATTAACTCTCTTCCTCGTTTATTGGTTTGACTACTTGAAACCTCCTCACTGTTGCCTTCCAGCGACTGAATCACAGAATTCCTTTGGGGGCCAAAATTAGGTGGGTATGTTAGTACCTAGGAAGCC from Fusarium fujikuroi IMI 58289 draft genome, chromosome FFUJ_chr04 harbors:
- a CDS encoding related to TBP (TATA-binding protein)-interacting protein TIP120 — encoded protein: MASGQISATPQAVMGHVTKLSDNDPDFRFMALNDLLQLLHIAKPDFLHHDYNIAARTVDSLIKVLDDQNGEVQNLAVKCLGPFVGKIPMPVIAPLIEKLSTLKLKNSVDNAVPSLALRNVIIALPRPVPGLPPTNDVQEAYSAISRVLIPRLIGPGPKTQVPKNPRVPLPPVPEGLLQNEGDLNAEAVDVLIEVVRCFGPMLVQVEVEAMQEVVIQLLESEKGTSVVKKRAVVAISMLAVYLSDEHLEEVVKRITLGLTKQITPVTRRLYISILGSMARSIPARFGPHLAGTAPLIIKALSEEELQEHLDALSDGDDLGQDFNEVREAALVALDAFLASCPQEMRPFTDGTIEACLRYLKYDPNYNVDDEDEDMEDEEEDEEMDEDDEFDADDGFEDDDDDASWKVRRCAAKTIYTVISTRGSGDLLENGVLYNQTAPHLIKRISEREENVRLEIISALSLLVRKTGEGLPTTDLSLDDLEPEFETRIPISRKRRRQSSGGGASASQFMSGSGLVSPVLEKIPPSGPRADLARLTPSIVKATTKQLKGKTIPTKQAVIKLLDDIVSVQHGGLAEYFDQVIGPIIEAIQPAGAVSASTQVASHSGSSSATPSTLRITALSVISDIAKTHSSTLLQPYLTKIVDGVASAANNRFYKISSEAIRTVEELVKTITPPRSRNAASKYKAELEKLYTVIIDRSSAQDADAEVRQRAIHALGVLVSRNSTSEGSSLLSEDKVKTALEVLQERLKNETTRLAAVRAVENVARYARTPEQLDKAWVQDVSLELSAQLRKANRSLRGSSIIALRNLVLSPATKGQLEPDTIQGIVTDLMPIIVNSDAHLLGPTLIILANLVIEHPELVVTDEMIAAISQLLKEHHAGIVLEQLLVLVSNIGESGVGQGLMQGLLKDVSVAGDPPVVGKVIGTLLVTGGDSVGVKLDSFVTELYTSAKTNDEARVSLALAVLGEAGKRLGTSSTLKPDLFLDQFHKEPDKVSLSAAVALGQAGSGNVPEFLPIILKTMQKGGNTQYLLIQSIKEILQSISAQSTDLRNYAPAIWDELLKASDNADNKVVCAESVGRLVTLDPAVFIPRLQALLKDQSLGIRGMAVQAVRYTLPESDEVLDVMLREVLIEMLLTMLQDSDMDIRRLAMITLTTAARSKPDLIHPHLGELMPFVLQESVIKKELVKEVMMGPFKHTVDDGLEVRKSAYETLYALMETAFSRINNIDFYDRVIAGLKDDNDIRQLCNLMVTKLIVIDPDETTRRLNSIAEAYRTVLSVKLKDNAVKQDVEKQEEANKSILRVTSLLGEKMKAMTGNAGAATSNAGAASTWTGYWDWVNKEFEKQLKTLREENNQLQTRMV